Proteins encoded within one genomic window of Nonomuraea gerenzanensis:
- the icmF gene encoding fused isobutyryl-CoA mutase/GTPase IcmF codes for MHVPVHPVRFVTAAALFDGHDAAINIMRRILQSQGAEVIHLGHNRSVDEIVTAAIQEDVQGVAISSYQGGHVEFFSYLVELLRERGAGHVKVYGGGGGVIVPEEIELLHSRGVTRIFSPEDGQRYGLPGMINKLIEDCDVELGDPPSVEAVVSGDQAALARAITLIEAGRAPEGLVEGLRAAGRQAPVLGITGTGGSGKSSLTDELVRRFRVDNDDKLRIAIIAIDPTRRRGGGALLGDRIRMNSLSPQTYFRSLATRGAANEVPACLDDVITACRAAGHDLVIVETPGIGQGDAGIVPHVDVPIYVMTPEFGAASQLEKIDMLDFAEAVVINKFERRGAEDALRDVRRQLVRNREAFGAAPDDMPVFGTIAARYNDAGVTALYHHLKPLLPTGAEGSGLLAPVEGRVSKASAAIVPPARSRYLADIAETVRAYHAETLAQAEVARRRQQLAAVRDLLTEEGEREIERAGRELSDESRALLDGWPAVKERYTADELVVKVRDREIHTPLWRETLSGNRIPRVALPRYSDHGDLLRFLRSENLPGLFPFTAGVFPFKRDDEDPTRMFAGEGDPFRTNRRFKLLSQGQPATRLSTAFDSVTLYGHDPDLRPDIYGKVGTSGVSIATLDDMKVLYDGFDLSAPNTSVSMTINGPAPTILAFYLNAAVDQALDRFRGEHGRDPDEQEEQELRARTLATVRGTVQADILKEDQGQNTCIFSTEFSLRMMADIQQWFIENGVRNFYSVSISGYHIAEAGANPISQLAFTLANGFTYVEAYLARGMRIDDFAPNLSFFFSNGMDPEYSVLGRVARRIWAVAMRERYGAGERSQKLKYHIQTSGRSLHAQEMNFNDIRTTLQALIAIYDNCNSLHTNAFDEAVTTPSADSVRRAMAIQLIINREWGLARNENPLQGAFIVEELTDLVEEAVLSEFERLSDRGGVLGAMETGYQRGKIQDESMLYEMRKHDGSLPIVGVNTFTKDTDEPAPHQLELARGTEEEKQSQLRRLRDFHERNRSEAPVQLARLREVAMSDGNAFAVLMEAVRHCSLGQITDALFEAGGQYRRNV; via the coding sequence GTGCACGTCCCGGTTCACCCAGTCCGTTTCGTGACCGCCGCGGCCCTGTTCGACGGGCACGACGCGGCGATCAACATCATGCGGCGCATCCTCCAGTCACAGGGGGCCGAGGTCATCCACCTCGGGCACAACCGTTCGGTGGACGAGATCGTCACGGCCGCCATCCAGGAGGACGTCCAGGGCGTGGCGATCAGCTCCTACCAGGGCGGCCACGTGGAGTTCTTCTCCTACCTGGTGGAGCTGCTGCGCGAGCGCGGCGCCGGGCACGTGAAGGTGTACGGCGGCGGCGGGGGAGTGATCGTCCCCGAGGAGATCGAGCTGCTGCACTCGCGCGGCGTGACCCGCATCTTCTCCCCCGAGGACGGGCAGCGGTACGGCCTGCCCGGCATGATCAACAAGCTGATCGAGGACTGCGACGTCGAGCTGGGCGATCCGCCGTCGGTGGAGGCCGTGGTCTCCGGCGACCAGGCCGCGCTGGCCCGCGCGATCACCCTCATCGAGGCGGGCCGCGCCCCCGAGGGGCTGGTCGAGGGCCTGCGCGCGGCCGGCAGGCAGGCTCCCGTGCTCGGCATCACCGGTACGGGCGGCTCCGGCAAGTCCTCGCTCACCGACGAGCTGGTCCGCAGGTTCCGCGTGGACAACGACGACAAGCTGCGCATCGCGATCATCGCCATCGACCCGACCCGCAGGCGCGGCGGCGGTGCCCTGCTCGGCGACCGCATCAGGATGAACAGCCTGAGCCCCCAGACCTACTTCCGCTCCCTGGCCACCAGGGGCGCGGCCAACGAGGTGCCCGCCTGCCTCGACGACGTGATCACCGCCTGCCGCGCCGCGGGCCACGACCTGGTGATCGTGGAGACGCCCGGCATCGGCCAGGGCGACGCGGGCATCGTGCCGCACGTGGACGTGCCGATCTACGTGATGACGCCGGAGTTCGGCGCGGCCTCCCAGCTGGAGAAGATCGACATGCTCGACTTCGCCGAGGCCGTGGTGATCAACAAGTTCGAGCGGCGCGGCGCCGAGGACGCCCTGCGCGACGTGCGCCGCCAGCTCGTCCGCAACCGCGAGGCGTTCGGCGCGGCCCCCGACGACATGCCGGTCTTCGGCACCATCGCCGCCCGCTACAACGACGCCGGAGTCACCGCCCTCTACCACCACCTCAAGCCGCTGCTGCCGACCGGCGCCGAGGGCTCGGGGCTGCTCGCGCCGGTGGAGGGCCGGGTCTCCAAGGCGTCGGCCGCCATCGTCCCGCCCGCCAGGTCGCGCTACCTGGCCGACATCGCCGAGACCGTGCGCGCCTACCACGCCGAGACGCTCGCGCAGGCCGAGGTGGCGCGGCGCCGCCAGCAGCTGGCCGCCGTCCGCGACCTGCTGACCGAGGAGGGGGAGCGGGAGATCGAGCGGGCCGGGCGGGAGCTGTCGGACGAGAGCCGCGCGCTGCTCGACGGCTGGCCCGCCGTCAAGGAGCGCTACACCGCCGACGAGCTGGTGGTGAAGGTGCGCGACCGCGAGATCCACACCCCGCTCTGGCGCGAGACGCTCTCCGGCAACCGCATCCCCCGGGTGGCGCTGCCTCGCTACAGCGACCACGGTGACCTGCTGCGCTTCCTCAGGAGCGAGAACCTGCCGGGCCTGTTCCCGTTCACGGCCGGGGTGTTCCCGTTCAAGCGCGACGACGAGGACCCGACCCGGATGTTCGCCGGCGAGGGCGACCCGTTCCGCACCAACAGGCGGTTCAAGCTGCTGTCGCAGGGGCAGCCCGCGACCCGGCTGTCCACGGCGTTCGACTCGGTGACGCTGTACGGCCACGACCCCGACCTCCGGCCCGACATTTACGGAAAAGTCGGCACTTCGGGGGTCTCCATCGCGACGCTCGACGACATGAAGGTGCTCTACGACGGCTTCGACCTGTCGGCGCCCAACACCTCGGTGTCCATGACGATCAACGGCCCGGCCCCGACCATCCTGGCCTTCTACCTCAACGCCGCCGTCGACCAGGCCCTCGACCGCTTCCGCGGCGAGCACGGCCGCGACCCCGACGAGCAGGAGGAGCAAGAGCTGCGCGCCCGCACCCTGGCGACGGTCAGGGGCACGGTGCAGGCCGACATCCTCAAGGAGGACCAGGGGCAGAACACCTGCATCTTCTCCACCGAGTTCTCGCTGCGGATGATGGCCGACATCCAGCAGTGGTTCATCGAGAACGGCGTGAGGAACTTCTACTCGGTCTCGATCTCCGGCTACCACATCGCCGAGGCCGGCGCGAACCCCATCAGCCAGCTCGCCTTCACCCTGGCCAACGGCTTCACCTACGTGGAGGCGTACCTGGCCAGAGGGATGCGGATCGACGACTTCGCGCCCAACCTGTCGTTCTTCTTCTCCAACGGCATGGACCCCGAGTACAGCGTGCTCGGCCGGGTGGCCCGCCGCATCTGGGCGGTGGCCATGCGCGAGCGCTACGGCGCCGGCGAGCGCTCGCAGAAGCTGAAGTACCACATCCAGACCTCGGGCCGCTCCCTGCACGCCCAGGAGATGAACTTCAACGACATCCGCACCACCCTCCAGGCCCTCATCGCCATCTACGACAACTGCAACAGCCTGCACACCAACGCCTTCGACGAGGCCGTGACCACCCCGTCGGCCGACTCCGTGCGCCGCGCCATGGCCATCCAGCTCATCATCAACCGCGAGTGGGGCCTGGCCAGGAACGAGAACCCGCTGCAGGGCGCGTTCATCGTCGAGGAGCTGACGGACCTGGTGGAGGAGGCGGTGCTGAGCGAGTTCGAACGGCTGTCGGACCGGGGCGGCGTGCTCGGCGCGATGGAGACCGGCTACCAGCGCGGCAAGATCCAGGACGAGTCCATGCTGTACGAGATGCGCAAGCACGACGGCTCGCTGCCCATCGTCGGCGTGAACACCTTCACCAAGGACACCGACGAGCCGGCGCCGCACCAGCTGGAGCTGGCCAGGGGCACCGAGGAGGAGAAGCAGTCGCAGCTGCGGCGGCTGCGCGACTTCCACGAGCGCAACCGCTCCGAGGCGCCCGTCCAGCTCGCCCGGCTGCGCGAGGTGGCGATGTCGGACGGCAACGCGTTCGCGGTGCTGATGGAGGCGGTCCGGCACTGCTCGCTGGGCCAGATCACCGACGCGCTGTTCGAGGCGGGCGGCCAGTACCGCCGCAACGTGTAG
- the tpx gene encoding thiol peroxidase: MSVTFKGNPITVAGTFPKPGDSAPAFRLVGADLAERTLEDFGTQTKILNIFPSVDTGVCAASVRRFNEVAAEHPDVAVLCVSADLPFAQKRFCGAEGLEKVTTLSLMRGREFLNDYGVAQESGPLAGLAARAVVVLDGDNKVVYSELVPEITQEPDYDSALAALK; encoded by the coding sequence ATGTCCGTCACCTTCAAGGGCAACCCCATCACCGTGGCCGGCACCTTCCCGAAGCCCGGCGACAGCGCGCCCGCGTTCCGCCTCGTGGGCGCCGATCTGGCCGAGCGCACGCTGGAGGACTTCGGCACGCAGACCAAGATCCTCAACATCTTCCCGAGCGTCGACACCGGGGTGTGCGCGGCCTCCGTGCGCCGCTTCAACGAGGTCGCCGCCGAGCACCCCGACGTGGCGGTGCTGTGCGTCTCCGCTGACCTGCCCTTCGCCCAGAAGCGCTTCTGCGGCGCCGAGGGGCTGGAGAAGGTGACCACGCTGTCGCTCATGCGGGGGCGCGAGTTCCTCAACGACTACGGCGTCGCCCAGGAGTCGGGCCCGCTGGCCGGCCTGGCCGCGCGCGCGGTGGTCGTGCTCGACGGCGACAACAAGGTGGTCTACTCCGAGCTCGTGCCGGAGATCACCCAGGAGCCCGACTACGACAGCGCCCTGGCCGCGCTCAAGTAG
- a CDS encoding TIGR03619 family F420-dependent LLM class oxidoreductase, with protein MEIGLAVPQFGRFAQLSSVLRVARAAESMGLRSLWAGDRLLTPLEPKDRYPGGDGTIPEAHRVFLDPFAVLSVAASATSAVRLGTSALNACWYPPAVLARSLTTIDHLSGGRLEAGLGLGWSSDEYAAAGVPWRGRARRYEATIDALEAIWGTDPVSYEHELWTIPPSHIEPKPVRRPPLHLAGFSEAALSRVGRRGDGWLTAALPIPALTSMWRTVCRAAEQAGRDPAGLRMILRANPLVTEHGTPPRSGTVAEIAAYLAAAAEAGVHEVILDLQHTATSDEHLLDLAAAFQAELAGRRGPT; from the coding sequence GTGGAGATCGGGCTGGCCGTGCCGCAGTTCGGCAGGTTCGCGCAGCTGTCCAGCGTGCTGCGGGTGGCACGCGCGGCCGAATCCATGGGCCTGCGCAGCCTGTGGGCGGGCGACCGGCTGCTGACACCGCTGGAGCCGAAGGACCGCTACCCGGGGGGCGACGGCACGATCCCTGAGGCGCACCGGGTCTTCCTCGACCCGTTCGCGGTGCTGTCCGTCGCCGCGTCGGCGACGTCCGCCGTGCGGCTGGGCACCAGCGCGCTCAACGCCTGCTGGTATCCCCCGGCCGTCCTGGCGCGATCGCTCACCACGATCGACCACCTCAGCGGCGGCCGGCTCGAGGCCGGGCTCGGGCTGGGCTGGTCCTCCGACGAGTACGCCGCCGCCGGCGTGCCCTGGCGCGGCCGGGCCCGGCGCTACGAGGCCACGATCGACGCGCTGGAGGCGATCTGGGGCACCGACCCGGTGTCGTACGAGCACGAGCTGTGGACGATCCCGCCCAGCCACATCGAGCCCAAGCCGGTCCGGCGCCCGCCGCTGCACCTGGCCGGCTTCTCCGAGGCGGCGCTGAGCCGCGTCGGGCGCAGGGGCGACGGCTGGCTGACGGCCGCGCTGCCGATCCCCGCCCTCACCTCGATGTGGCGGACCGTGTGCCGCGCCGCGGAGCAGGCCGGCCGCGACCCCGCCGGGCTGCGCATGATCCTGCGCGCCAACCCGCTGGTCACCGAGCACGGCACGCCGCCGAGGAGCGGCACCGTCGCCGAGATCGCCGCCTACCTCGCCGCCGCGGCCGAGGCCGGGGTGCACGAGGTCATCCTGGATCTGCAGCACACCGCCACGAGCGATGAGCACCTGCTCGACCTGGCGGCGGCCTTCCAGGCCGAGCTGGCGGGGCGTCGCGGGCCTACTTGA
- a CDS encoding SAM-dependent methyltransferase, whose amino-acid sequence MIGGRRLQRESLGFDPKTPSVARLHDYYLGGKDHFPADRAAAERILEVAPELRAAARANRAFLGRAVRLLAASGVEQFLDIGTGLPARGNVHEVAPAARVVYVDRDPVVLVHARALLAGQGDTTVVKGDLREPEALLKDPEVQRALDFDRPVGVLLTAVLHHVTDADGPEEIVATLRDALAPGSHLVLSHGTSEARAAFVERATEVYQGADAPLTLRGRERIAGLFRGFELVAPGLVWLPEWRPEQADLIDFVDGPESSLTLCGVGRKG is encoded by the coding sequence GTGATCGGGGGACGACGGTTGCAGCGTGAGTCGCTCGGCTTCGATCCGAAGACGCCCAGCGTGGCCAGGCTCCACGACTACTACCTCGGCGGCAAGGACCACTTCCCGGCCGACCGCGCGGCGGCGGAGCGGATCCTGGAGGTGGCCCCCGAGCTGCGGGCGGCGGCCCGGGCCAACCGCGCGTTCCTGGGCCGGGCGGTGCGCTTGCTCGCCGCGTCCGGCGTCGAGCAGTTCCTCGACATCGGCACGGGGCTGCCCGCCCGCGGCAACGTGCACGAGGTGGCCCCCGCGGCGCGGGTGGTCTACGTCGATCGCGACCCCGTGGTGCTCGTGCACGCCAGGGCGCTGCTGGCAGGCCAGGGCGACACGACCGTGGTCAAGGGCGACCTGCGTGAGCCGGAGGCGCTGCTGAAGGATCCCGAGGTGCAGCGGGCGCTCGACTTCGACCGGCCGGTGGGCGTGCTGCTGACGGCGGTCCTGCACCACGTCACCGACGCCGACGGCCCCGAGGAGATCGTCGCGACGCTGCGCGACGCCCTGGCGCCCGGCAGCCACCTGGTGCTGTCGCACGGCACCAGCGAGGCCAGGGCCGCCTTCGTCGAGCGGGCCACCGAGGTCTATCAGGGCGCCGACGCGCCGCTCACGCTGCGCGGGCGGGAGCGGATCGCCGGGCTGTTCCGGGGGTTCGAGCTGGTGGCCCCTGGCCTGGTCTGGCTGCCCGAGTGGCGTCCCGAGCAGGCCGACCTGATCGACTTCGTCGACGGCCCCGAGTCGTCGCTGACCCTGTGCGGCGTGGGCAGGAAGGGCTGA
- a CDS encoding helical backbone metal receptor: MDDTGIAVKIPGTVRRIVSLVPSLTESVAATLPGALVGATDWCSHPPGLDVARVRGTKNPDLDAIRRLAPDVVLANAEENRPPDIEALRESGVPVWVTRIETVEEAFASLERMFAVACRTEPPAWLARARQAWRAPYDGPRRTAIVPIWRRPWMVVGRDTFTGDVLRRLGVDNLYAGHPERYPKVPLAELNERRPDLVVLPDEPYAFSPSDGPESFPGLRCAPVSGRLLTWYGPSLVEAPALLLRALS, from the coding sequence GTGGATGACACCGGTATCGCCGTGAAGATTCCCGGCACCGTGCGGCGCATCGTCTCCCTGGTGCCCTCGCTGACCGAGTCGGTGGCGGCGACCCTGCCCGGCGCGCTGGTCGGGGCGACCGACTGGTGCTCCCACCCGCCGGGCCTCGACGTGGCCAGGGTCAGGGGCACCAAGAACCCCGACCTCGACGCGATCAGGCGGCTCGCCCCCGACGTGGTGCTGGCCAACGCCGAGGAGAACCGGCCGCCCGACATCGAGGCCCTGCGCGAGTCGGGCGTGCCGGTGTGGGTGACCAGGATCGAGACGGTGGAGGAGGCTTTCGCCTCGCTGGAGCGCATGTTCGCGGTCGCGTGCCGTACGGAGCCGCCCGCGTGGCTGGCGCGGGCACGGCAGGCGTGGCGGGCGCCCTACGACGGGCCGAGACGGACGGCGATCGTGCCCATCTGGCGCCGGCCGTGGATGGTGGTGGGGCGCGACACCTTCACCGGCGACGTGCTGCGGCGCCTCGGCGTCGACAACCTCTACGCCGGCCACCCCGAGCGCTACCCCAAGGTCCCGCTCGCCGAGCTGAACGAGCGCCGGCCCGACCTCGTGGTGCTGCCCGACGAGCCCTACGCGTTCAGCCCGAGCGACGGCCCCGAGTCCTTCCCCGGGCTGCGCTGCGCGCCGGTCAGCGGCAGGCTGCTCACCTGGTACGGCCCCTCCCTCGTCGAGGCGCCCGCCCTGCTGCTGCGCGCGCTCAGTTGA
- a CDS encoding ROK family transcriptional regulator: MLTAGQILQLIRDGSCRTRKELIEFTGLSRSTITDRVDRLIDAGYIHESGVGTSGGGRPPSVLDVDATRRLMLVADLGATHARVALTDLAARPMAEERTEMRIELGPDAVLSWVREAFQRMLDRVGRPADEVCGIGLDLPGSVDHTTGRVIRSFLMPGWDDHPVREAIGTTFDVPILVENDANAMALGEWWSFWRDTDSLILIKVSTGIGTGIILDGQIYRGVEEAAGNIGHVRLRETDDRVCTCGSRGCVASLASGHAVATDLGVTSSRDVVRLVQAGDPEAIACVQEAGRTLGVVLATAVSLLNPGVLVLAGDMAQTREHYLTGIREIVYRRSLPYTTRNLEIVTSSLGDRAGIVGMAVIVMEHVLSPASVDAALAARADLVN, translated from the coding sequence ATGCTGACGGCAGGGCAGATCCTCCAGCTCATCCGTGATGGCTCCTGCCGGACCCGCAAGGAACTGATCGAGTTCACCGGCCTGTCCCGGTCGACGATCACTGATCGGGTCGACCGGCTCATCGACGCCGGCTACATCCACGAGTCCGGCGTCGGCACCTCCGGGGGCGGGCGACCGCCCTCGGTGCTCGACGTGGACGCCACCAGGCGCCTGATGCTGGTGGCCGACCTGGGAGCCACCCACGCCAGGGTGGCGCTCACCGACCTGGCCGCCCGGCCCATGGCCGAGGAACGCACGGAGATGCGCATCGAACTCGGCCCCGACGCCGTGCTGTCGTGGGTGCGGGAGGCGTTCCAGCGCATGCTGGACCGGGTGGGGCGGCCGGCGGACGAGGTGTGCGGGATCGGCCTCGACCTGCCCGGCTCGGTCGACCACACGACCGGGCGGGTGATCAGGTCGTTCCTGATGCCCGGCTGGGACGACCACCCGGTGCGCGAGGCGATCGGCACCACCTTCGACGTGCCGATCCTGGTGGAGAACGACGCGAACGCGATGGCGCTGGGCGAGTGGTGGTCGTTCTGGCGCGACACCGACTCGCTGATCCTCATCAAGGTCTCCACCGGCATCGGGACCGGCATCATCCTCGACGGGCAGATCTACCGCGGCGTCGAGGAGGCCGCGGGCAACATCGGGCACGTGCGGCTGCGCGAGACGGACGACCGGGTCTGCACCTGCGGCTCGCGCGGCTGCGTGGCGTCGCTGGCCAGCGGCCACGCCGTGGCGACCGACCTGGGCGTGACCTCCAGCCGCGACGTCGTCAGGCTCGTGCAGGCGGGCGACCCGGAGGCCATCGCCTGTGTCCAGGAGGCCGGGCGCACGCTGGGCGTGGTGCTGGCCACCGCGGTCAGCCTGCTCAACCCGGGCGTGCTGGTGCTGGCCGGGGACATGGCGCAGACCAGGGAGCACTACCTGACCGGCATCAGGGAGATCGTCTACCGGCGCAGCCTGCCGTACACGACCCGGAACCTGGAGATCGTCACCAGCTCGCTCGGCGACCGGGCCGGGATCGTCGGGATGGCGGTGATCGTCATGGAGCACGTGCTCTCCCCCGCCTCCGTGGACGCGGCCCTGGCCGCCAGGGCGGACCTGGTCAACTGA
- a CDS encoding carbohydrate ABC transporter permease, producing MSRDRFERGLLRLARPLVIAFLFLITAFPFFYMVMLSVRDIQELILEPGSLWPSSITLDTYANVLTRQGFLTFLKNSAIISVASVAVTLLISIPGAYAVARLRFFGRRQVHFLFLAVYLFPAIVLAIPLFVLFTMIGLRGSLIGLILVYIAQTVPVTVYMLRNYFETVPQSVEEAAAIDGCTRLSTIWRVVLPLSKPALMATGLYAFMIAWNEFLFALLFLVERRESWTVSLGLSQLAGSIEIPTTVLMAGSVVLTLPIVIVFFASERLLTEGLTAGAEKG from the coding sequence GTGAGCAGAGATAGGTTCGAGCGCGGGCTGCTCAGGCTGGCCAGGCCACTGGTGATCGCGTTCCTCTTCCTGATCACCGCGTTCCCGTTCTTCTACATGGTGATGCTGTCGGTACGCGACATCCAGGAGCTCATCCTGGAGCCGGGCTCGCTCTGGCCGAGCAGCATCACCCTGGACACGTACGCGAACGTGCTGACCCGGCAGGGGTTCCTGACCTTCCTCAAGAACAGCGCGATCATCTCGGTCGCCTCCGTGGCGGTCACGCTGCTGATCTCGATCCCCGGCGCGTACGCGGTCGCGCGGCTGCGCTTCTTCGGCCGCCGCCAGGTGCACTTCCTCTTCCTGGCGGTGTACCTGTTCCCGGCGATCGTGCTGGCCATCCCGCTGTTCGTGCTGTTCACCATGATCGGGCTGCGCGGGTCGCTGATCGGACTGATCCTCGTGTATATCGCGCAAACGGTGCCCGTCACGGTATACATGCTCCGCAACTACTTCGAGACCGTGCCGCAGAGCGTGGAGGAAGCGGCGGCGATCGACGGGTGCACGAGGTTGTCGACCATCTGGCGCGTGGTGCTGCCGCTGTCCAAGCCGGCGCTGATGGCCACCGGCCTCTACGCGTTCATGATCGCCTGGAACGAGTTCCTGTTCGCTCTGCTCTTCCTGGTGGAGAGGAGGGAGAGCTGGACCGTCTCCCTGGGGCTGTCTCAGCTGGCGGGGAGCATAGAGATCCCGACGACGGTCCTGATGGCTGGATCGGTGGTGCTCACGCTGCCCATCGTGATCGTGTTCTTCGCCAGTGAGCGACTGCTGACGGAGGGCCTCACCGCAGGAGCGGAGAAGGGATAG
- a CDS encoding carbohydrate ABC transporter permease — protein MTGQSAPPRPRRAAPPPRRRRRGRTLREQEARAGLLLISPTLIITLVVVVLPLLWAIMLAFQSVRLINIRRTGVFGQYTLENFTYVISEPGFWTSLANTLVYTVAGTGLSIVFGLVAALALRERFMGRTLIRASILIPYVAPVVAVTFLWETMLNPQYGIVNTWLSEPIAFLTQAQGDFLGFKIPVALLTVILFEAWRYFPFAFLFILARLQAMPADLEEAAVVDGAAPTQLFRYVILPQLWSVIALLAVLRFVFTFTKFDDVYLLTGGGAGTEVVSVRVYNFLTSRDDIGAAAAQAIVLAVFLVVFLVIYLRFFAGGEREQR, from the coding sequence GTGACCGGGCAGAGCGCGCCGCCACGCCCCAGGCGGGCGGCGCCTCCTCCGCGGCGCAGGCGGCGCGGGCGCACGCTGCGGGAGCAGGAGGCCAGGGCCGGGCTGCTGCTCATCTCCCCCACGCTGATCATCACGCTCGTCGTGGTGGTGCTGCCGCTGCTGTGGGCGATCATGCTGGCGTTCCAGAGCGTGCGGCTGATCAACATCCGCCGGACCGGCGTCTTCGGGCAGTACACGCTGGAGAACTTCACCTACGTCATCTCCGAGCCGGGCTTCTGGACGTCCCTGGCCAACACGCTCGTCTACACGGTGGCCGGCACGGGGCTGTCGATCGTGTTCGGGCTGGTGGCCGCGCTGGCGCTGCGGGAGAGGTTCATGGGCAGGACCCTCATCAGGGCCTCGATCCTGATCCCGTACGTGGCGCCGGTCGTGGCCGTGACGTTCCTGTGGGAGACGATGCTCAACCCCCAGTACGGCATCGTCAACACCTGGCTGAGCGAGCCGATCGCGTTCCTCACGCAGGCCCAGGGCGACTTCCTCGGCTTCAAGATCCCGGTGGCGCTGCTGACGGTGATCCTGTTCGAGGCCTGGCGGTACTTCCCGTTCGCGTTCCTGTTCATCCTGGCCAGGCTGCAGGCCATGCCGGCGGACCTGGAGGAGGCCGCGGTGGTCGACGGGGCCGCGCCGACGCAGCTCTTCCGCTACGTGATCCTGCCGCAGCTGTGGTCGGTGATCGCGCTGCTGGCGGTGCTGCGGTTCGTGTTCACCTTCACCAAGTTCGACGACGTCTACCTGCTGACCGGCGGCGGGGCCGGCACCGAGGTGGTCAGCGTGCGCGTCTACAACTTCCTGACCTCGCGCGACGACATCGGGGCCGCTGCGGCGCAGGCGATCGTGCTGGCCGTCTTCCTGGTCGTCTTCCTGGTCATCTACCTGAGGTTCTTCGCCGGGGGTGAACGTGAGCAGAGATAG
- a CDS encoding ABC transporter substrate-binding protein yields the protein MPTKVTAVLSVALLAAASLTACSGGGGEQSSTSNEITVWTEENLEDRMAVQNAIVAEFTQKTGIKVKLVGVAEDQFSQTLTAAAAADDLPDVIGALPLASIREMEANDLLDTETPGQIVDRLGRDTFSPRALELDTSGGKLLAVPSDGWAQLILYRKDLFEKAGLQPPDSYEALEAAAAKLNTGGVAGITLAIAPKDSFTAQSFEHVALANNCQMVDNSGNVALNSPQCVKSFDFYSKQVMNHSVKGKQDVDTTRATYFSGKAAMMVWSSFILDEMAGLRKDALPSCAECREDPEWLAENTGVVTALKGPDGSAPAQYGEIVSWAITSDAAKEPAATFVSYMMNEGYVRWLGMAPEGKFPTRKGFEEQWNKLPAGVDTKKPLADIYPAEVLDALRASPDTFARWGIAQGQGKLIGATMGELPVPKALSAIVDGTLTPQQAAQQAQQDVETIKRGIRQ from the coding sequence ATGCCGACGAAGGTAACCGCCGTCCTCTCTGTCGCCCTGCTGGCCGCCGCCTCCCTGACGGCCTGCTCGGGCGGCGGCGGCGAGCAGTCGTCAACGAGCAACGAGATCACGGTCTGGACCGAGGAGAACCTCGAGGACCGGATGGCCGTGCAGAACGCGATCGTCGCCGAGTTCACGCAGAAGACCGGCATCAAGGTGAAGCTGGTCGGCGTCGCCGAGGACCAGTTCAGCCAGACCCTCACCGCGGCCGCCGCGGCCGACGACCTGCCCGACGTGATCGGCGCGCTGCCGCTGGCCTCCATCCGCGAGATGGAGGCCAACGACCTGCTCGACACCGAGACCCCCGGCCAGATCGTCGATCGCCTCGGCCGCGACACGTTCTCACCGCGCGCCCTGGAGCTCGACACCTCGGGCGGCAAGCTGCTCGCGGTGCCCAGCGACGGGTGGGCGCAGCTCATCCTCTACCGGAAGGACCTGTTCGAGAAGGCCGGGCTGCAGCCGCCCGACAGCTATGAGGCGCTGGAGGCGGCGGCGGCCAAGCTGAACACCGGCGGGGTCGCCGGCATCACGCTCGCCATCGCGCCTAAGGACTCCTTCACCGCGCAGAGCTTCGAGCACGTGGCGCTCGCGAACAACTGCCAGATGGTGGACAACTCCGGAAACGTCGCCCTCAACTCGCCGCAGTGCGTGAAGTCCTTCGACTTCTACTCGAAGCAGGTGATGAACCACTCCGTCAAGGGCAAGCAGGACGTCGACACCACCAGGGCCACCTACTTCTCGGGCAAGGCGGCCATGATGGTCTGGTCGTCCTTCATCCTCGACGAGATGGCCGGGCTCCGTAAGGACGCGCTGCCGAGCTGCGCGGAATGCCGCGAGGACCCGGAGTGGCTGGCCGAGAACACCGGCGTCGTCACGGCGCTGAAGGGGCCCGACGGGAGCGCGCCCGCCCAGTACGGCGAGATCGTCTCCTGGGCGATCACCAGCGACGCCGCCAAGGAGCCGGCCGCCACGTTCGTCTCGTACATGATGAACGAGGGCTACGTGCGCTGGCTCGGCATGGCGCCGGAGGGCAAGTTCCCCACCCGTAAGGGCTTCGAGGAGCAGTGGAACAAGCTGCCGGCCGGGGTGGACACCAAGAAGCCGCTGGCCGACATCTATCCGGCCGAGGTGCTCGACGCCCTGCGCGCCAGCCCCGACACCTTCGCCCGCTGGGGCATCGCCCAGGGTCAGGGCAAGCTGATCGGCGCCACGATGGGTGAGCTGCCGGTGCCCAAGGCGCTGAGCGCGATCGTCGATGGCACGCTGACGCCGCAGCAGGCCGCCCAGCAGGCCCAGCAGGACGTGGAGACCATCAAGCGCGGGATCCGCCAGTGA